One part of the Ursus arctos isolate Adak ecotype North America unplaced genomic scaffold, UrsArc2.0 scaffold_14, whole genome shotgun sequence genome encodes these proteins:
- the LOC113248938 gene encoding olfactory receptor-like protein OLF4, which produces MDIKIPVWLVDDGGRSSSPDKRAGMSQTPVPHPDSGLHKRRPDLVQPEVACAAGLQQRNICFTTTTVPKMLWNIQVQSKLITYEDCLSQMFFFILFEGLDVFLLTVISFDRLAICHPLHYTVIMNPRLCGLLVLVSWITSILNSLLESLLVLQLSFCTHFHIPHFFCELHQMIQLAYSDTFLNDTVMYVSVVLLACCPLSGILYSYSKIISSIYRISSAQGKYKAFSTCASHLSVVSLFYCTSLGVYLSSAATQSSHTSAVASGMYTVV; this is translated from the exons ATGGACATCAAAATACCTGTCTGGTTGGTCGATGATGGAGGACGGAGCTCATCTCCAGACAAAAGAGCAGGAATGAGTCAGACTCCAGTGCCCCATCCAGACTCAGGACTGCACAAGAGACGACCGGATCTTGTCCAGCCTGAGGTTGCCTGTGCTGCGGGACTGCAACAGAGGA ACATCtgcttcaccaccaccaccgtccccaagatgctgtggaacatccaggtTCAGAGCAAACTGATCACTTATGAAGACTGCCTAAGCCAGATGTTTTTTTTCATACTCTTTGAAGGATTAGATGTCTTTCTCCTGACTGTGATATCTTTTGACCGcttggccatctgtcaccccctgcactacacagtcatcatgaacccccggctctgtggactgctggttctggtgtcctggatcacGAGCATCCTGAATTCCTTGTTAGAAAGCTTACTGGTGTTGCAGCTGTCCTTTTGTACACACTTCCacatcccccactttttctgtgaactccaTCAGATGATCCAACTTGCCTATTCTGATACCTTTCTTAATGACACAGTGATGTATGTTTCGGTTGTGCTACTGGCCTGCTGTCCTCTCTCTGGGATCCTTTATTCATACTCTAAGATTATTTCTTCCATATATaggatctcatcagctcagggcaagtataaagcattttccacctgtgcatctcacctctcggttgtctccttattttattgtacgagcctaggagtgtaccttagctctgctgctacccagagctcccacacaagtgcagtggcctcgggaatgtacacggtggtc
- the LOC113248939 gene encoding olfactory receptor-like protein OLF4, protein MDPGNYTGISEFLLLGFSEEPEVQPLLFALFLSMYLITVCGNLLIILAVSSDSHLHTPMYFFLANLSFVDICFTSTTVPSMLQNIQIQSHVITYEGCLTQMCFFILFLGLDAFLLAVMSYDRLVAICHPLHYMVIMNPQVCAMLVLVSWIMNIVNSLLQSLMMLRLSFCTHFHIPHFFCELNQMIQLACSNTFLNNMVMGFAAILLGGGTFVGIIYSYSKIVSSICGISSARGKYKAFSTCASHLSVVSLFYCTSLGVYLSSAAPQSSQSSAVASVMYTVVTPMLNPFIYSLRNKDIKGALMRFSGMAALKGPIVLGLKK, encoded by the coding sequence ATGGACCCAGGAAACTATACAggaatttcagaatttcttcttctgggattttcagaggaACCAGAAGTACAGCCCCTCCTATTTgcgcttttcctctccatgtacctgatcactgtgtgtggaaacctgctcatcatcctggctgtcagctctgactcccacctccacacccccatgtacttcttcctggccaacctgtcctttgtggacatctgtttcacctccaccactgtCCCCAGTATGCTCCAGAACATCCAGATTCAGAGCCATGTCATAACCTATGAAGGCTGCCTCACTCAGATGTGCTTTTTCATACTCTTTCTTGGATTAGATGCCTTTCTCCTGGCTGTGATGTCCTATGACCGTTtagtggccatctgtcaccctcTACACTACatggtcatcatgaacccccagGTCTGTGCAatgctggttctggtgtcctggatcatgaACATCGTGAATTCCTTGTTACAAAGTTTAATGATGTTACGGCTGTCCTTCTGTACACACTTCCacatcccccactttttctgtgaactcaatcagatgatccaacttgcctgttctAATACCTTTCTCAATAACATGGTGATGGGTTTTGCAGCTATATTGCTAGGAGGTGGTACGTTCGTTGGGATTATTTACTCTTACTCTAAAATAGTTTCCTCCATATGTGGAATCTCATCAGCTcggggcaagtataaagcattttctacctgtgcatctcacctctcagttgtctccttattttattgtacaagcctaggagtgtaccttagctctgctgctccccagagttCCCAATCTAGTGCAGTGGCCTcagtgatgtacacggtggtcacgcccatgctgaaccccttcatctacagcctgaggaacaaagaCATAAAGGGGGCTCTGATGAGATTCTCTGGGATGGCAGCTCTGAAAGGGCCAATCGTCCTGGGGCTGAAGAAGTGA
- the LOC113248940 gene encoding olfactory receptor-like protein OLF4, translating to MEKYNNTRISEFVLLGLSEEPELQPLIFGLFLSMYLITVFGNLLLLLAVISDSHLYTPMYFFLANLSFVDICFTSTTVPKMLLNIQTQSKVITYVGCITQMYFYLLFASWDDFLLMVMAYDRFLAICHPLHYTVIMNPWLCGLLVLVSWIISVLNSLLQSLMVLRLTFCTGIEIPQFFCELNQVVEHACSDTFVNNIVLYFAAVLLGGAPLAGIIYSYSKIVSSILGISSAQGKYKAFSTCASHLSVVSLFYCTILGVYLNSAAPQSSHASAVASVMYTVVTPMLNPFIYSLRNRDIKRALKRITGVPVI from the coding sequence ATGGAAAAATACAACAACACACGAATTTCAGAGTTTGTTCTTCTGGGATTATCAGAGGagccagaactgcagcccctcatatttgggcttttcctctccatgtacctgatcactgtgtttggaaacctgctcctcctcctggccGTCATCTCTGACTCCCATCTctacacccccatgtacttcttcctggccaacctgtcctttgtagacatctgtttcacctccaccaccgtccctaagatgctgctgaacatccagactcagagcaaagtcataACCTACGTTGGCTGCATCACTCAGATGTACTTTTACCTACTGTTTGCAAGCTGGGATGACTTTCTCCTGAtggtgatggcctatgaccgcttcctggccatctgtcacccactgcactacacagtcatcatgaacccctggctctgtggactgctggttctggtgtcctggatcatcAGTGTTCTGAATTCCTTATTACAGAGCTTAATGGTGTTGCGGCTGACCTTCTGTACAGGCATAGAAATCCcccaatttttctgtgaactcaatcagGTAGTCGAGCACGCCTGTTCTGACACCTTTGTTAATAACATTGTCTTGTATTTTGCAGCTGTGCTATTGGGTGGTGCTCCCCTGGCTGGGATCATTTACTCTTATtctaagatagtttcctccatacttgggatctcatcagctcagggcaagtataaagcattttccacctgtgcatctcacctctccgttgtctccttattttattgtacaatcctaggagtgtaccttaactctgctgctccccagagctcccacgcaagtgcagtggcctcggtgatgtacactgTGGTCacgcccatgctgaaccccttcatctacagcctgaggaacagagacataaagagggctctgaaaAGAATCACTGGAGTTCCAGTGATATAA